TGGTTTCTGTAAGTTGTTTAATGACGTATAAGGTCGCTCTTTCTAGAAGAGGTTCGTGAATCGAATGATTATCACAGTTATCTGGATTGTTTCTTGAGGTATGACATTTAAGCATGCTCTTTTTGAAGATGGTTCCTGAATTGTGCATTTTAGAATTATACATGCGTTTGCATTTACTACAATAGACTAATCCCTTAATCGGTTTTTGTGCCAAGTGTTTGAAGCGTTCTTTATTGTCATTGGATAAGATGATATCTCTCGCATGAATCATGGTCTGGACAATATCAAAGGTTTCCCTGTCGATAATCGCTTCATGACTGTCTTTGATATAGTATTTGGTTGCGTGTCCATCATTCTTAACAGATACATGCGATAAATAATCTATGGTTACTGTTTTTTGAAGAAGAAGATCACCTACATATTTTTCGTTTTTCAAAATATCCTTTACTGTATCTGAATACCAGGTCACGACACCTCGGCCATTACTAAACTCATGTTCAATCAGATGCTTCGCAAGTGTTGTGATGCCCATGCCATTTAAATACTGTTGAAAGATATATCTGACGGTTTTTGCTTGTTCCTCGTCAATCACGAGTTCTCCGAATTCATTCTTATCATAGCCTAGGAAATGTCTTGTTCCCATGAGCAACTCTCCTTGGGCAAACCGTTTTCTGATTCCCCATTTGGTGTTTTCGCTGATGTTTCTGGACTCTTCTTGAGCGATTGAAGACATAATGGTTAAGATGAAATCGATTTTAGGATCCAGGCTACTCATGTTTTCTTTCTCAAAATAGATTTCTACATTGATGGTTCGCATTTCTT
This is a stretch of genomic DNA from Bacillota bacterium. It encodes these proteins:
- a CDS encoding recombinase family protein; its protein translation is QITEFTNRINENPEWDFAGMFCDEGISGTSMKKRVGMLSMLEAARDQHIDLIITKSISRFARNTVDILTVIKEMRTINVEIYFEKENMSSLDPKIDFILTIMSSIAQEESRNISENTKWGIRKRFAQGELLMGTRHFLGYDKNEFGELVIDEEQAKTVRYIFQQYLNGMGITTLAKHLIEHEFSNGRGVVTWYSDTVKDILKNEKYVGDLLLQKTVTIDYLSHVSVKNDGHATKYYIKDSHEAIIDRETFDIVQTMIHARDIILSNDNKERFKHLAQKPIKGLVYCSKCKRMYNSKMHNSGTIFKKSMLKCHTSRNNPDNCDNHSIHEPLLERATLYVIKQLTETKEMQASVLAYMEKSLETINSHEPLKLLREKNIDIANELKRHVRSKIRSGMSDEKYDEIYSQLEQDLNQCETDIENLKNDVNRELLMRRRFYALKNFIDSNYEDLHIIKSFFGMLLVMGKNYVRYVIDDTFSIIDDLHQQMDSIKKYKPIVKGVYIDTLSKQNFYYEVVKHEKR